The proteins below are encoded in one region of Scatophagus argus isolate fScaArg1 chromosome 24, fScaArg1.pri, whole genome shotgun sequence:
- the LOC124055602 gene encoding transmembrane protein 182-like yields the protein MSPAERLKVLLFLALFFGAAGFLFTLLSCGTEYWLLAAESCSRPEESHGASGLGEGKSSRKTLDDVRIFHEGLFWRCSFVALSNEYSMWDLWISNQPASKLCQAAFLFPFPVSEPLRSRVEPRGLPTGPYEHHSAIVFRTFWSIFLVTGLTAIVTGGFVVICAGPLSNHKLFKVGGALQLFGGLSLLAVVLMYLMWVQVLDILEQFAHHQSVSGCPSFHLNIQHGPSFLLAPVAVFFCLLAGLLFLLVSRSIQAIQLEKRGKIPELPVSDGYV from the exons ATGAGTCCTGCTGAGAGGCTGAAGGTGCTGCTCTTCTTGGCTTTGTTCTTCGGAGCAGCAGGGTTTCTGTTCACGCTGCTCTCCTGTGGGACCGAGtactggctgctggctgccgAGTCCTGCAGCCGGCCAGAGGAAAGCCATGGAGCAAGTGGCCTCGGAGAggggaagagcagcaggaag ACTTTGGATGATGTGAGGATCTTCCATGAGGGTCTGTTCTGGCGATGCTCCTTCGTGGCTCTTTCAAATGAATACTCTATGTGGGACCTCTGGATCT CAAACCAGCCAGCATCGAAGCTGTGCCAGGCCGCCTTCCTCTTCCCATTCCCTGTGAGTGAGCCCCTGCGATCACGGGTGGAGCCTCGTGGTTTGCCCACAGGACCTTATGAGCACCACTCTGCCATTG TTTTCAGGACCTTCTGGAGCATCTTCCTCGTCACAGGCTTGACAGCCATAGTCACTGGGGGGTTTGTGGTCATCTGTGCTGGCCCCCTGTCCAATCACAAGCTATTTAAAGTGGGAGGGGCCCTCCAGCTTTTTGGAG GTCTGAGCCTGCTGGCAGTGGTGCTGATGTATCTGATGTGGGTCCAGGTCTTGGACATTCTGGAGCAGTTTGCCCACCATCAGAGTGTCTCTGGCTGCCCCTCCTTCCACCTGAACATCCAGCACGGACCCTCGTTCCTGCTGGCTCCTGTCGCTGTCTTCTTCTGCCTTCTGGCTGGCCTGCTCTTCCTCCTGGTCAGCCGGAGTATTCAGGCGATTCAGCTGGAGAAAAGAGGCAAAATTCCTGAACTTCCAGTGTCTGATGGCTATGTGTGA